One stretch of Gammaproteobacteria bacterium DNA includes these proteins:
- the atpE gene encoding F0F1 ATP synthase subunit C, which produces MTADMLSMIYAYTAVGVGVILAAAGMGSAIGWGLICAKTLEGIARQPEMRPALMTNMFIFAGLMESFPFIILAFAMWFLFANPFVGALEAAIMAIG; this is translated from the coding sequence ATGACAGCCGACATGTTATCGATGATCTATGCTTACACCGCAGTGGGTGTAGGTGTGATTTTGGCAGCAGCAGGTATGGGTTCAGCTATTGGCTGGGGTCTGATTTGTGCGAAAACTCTGGAAGGCATTGCTCGTCAGCCAGAAATGCGCCCTGCTTTAATGACGAATATGTTCATCTTTGCTGGTTTGATGGAATCTTTTCCTTTCATCATTTTAGCGTTCGCTATGTGGTTCTTGTTCGCCAACCCGTTCGTTGGTGCTTTGGAAGCTGCCATTATGGCAATAGGCTAG
- the atpB gene encoding F0F1 ATP synthase subunit A, protein MAEAASGGGTVQYIQHHLTNLCAGQCDPITHKATGFWALHLDTIFFSYALAALIMVVSWRLGRSLVSDTPSGFQNFVETIVDFVAQQVRDTFPGHNPLIAPLALTIFVWVWLMNAMDLIPVDLLPVLANSIFGIEYLKAVPTTDLSATFAMALVVFALIVYYNIKIKGPVGYLKMFLFHPFGKFFVPVNIVMSIIEEIAKPLSLGLRLFGNLFAGELVFLLIALIGGTMFVTAGLLGGMFWGGLQVLLDLGWLIFHLLVITLQAFIFMVLTIVYLGMAHVEDH, encoded by the coding sequence TTGGCTGAAGCAGCTTCTGGTGGTGGTACCGTCCAGTATATACAGCATCATTTAACTAACCTGTGTGCAGGGCAGTGTGATCCGATAACACATAAAGCAACAGGTTTTTGGGCGTTGCATCTGGATACGATCTTTTTTAGTTATGCGCTTGCGGCGCTGATTATGGTGGTTTCATGGCGCTTGGGACGGAGTTTAGTCTCTGATACACCCAGCGGCTTTCAAAATTTTGTAGAGACGATTGTTGACTTTGTTGCTCAGCAGGTTAGAGATACATTTCCTGGTCATAATCCATTGATTGCACCGCTTGCCTTGACTATATTCGTTTGGGTATGGTTGATGAATGCTATGGATTTAATTCCTGTTGATCTGTTGCCAGTGCTGGCGAACTCAATATTTGGTATTGAATATTTGAAGGCGGTGCCAACTACAGATTTAAGTGCGACATTTGCGATGGCTTTGGTTGTGTTTGCACTGATTGTCTATTACAACATCAAAATAAAAGGCCCTGTAGGCTATCTTAAAATGTTTTTATTCCATCCGTTTGGTAAGTTTTTCGTGCCAGTTAATATTGTGATGTCGATTATTGAAGAGATTGCTAAGCCACTTAGTCTCGGTTTACGTCTTTTTGGGAATCTATTTGCGGGTGAGCTTGTCTTTTTGTTGATTGCATTAATTGGTGGAACCATGTTTGTAACCGCAGGCCTGTTGGGCGGTATGTTTTGGGGTGGGTTGCAGGTACTTCTCGATTTAGGATGGTTGATTTTCCACTTACTAGTTATTACGTTGCAGGCATTTATATTTATGGTATTGACGATTGTCTACCTGGGAATGGCTCACGTTGAAGATCATTAG
- a CDS encoding F0F1 ATP synthase subunit B: MNITVTLIFQMIAFILLIWFVNKYLWTPVNAMLEDRQKRIADGLAAAEKGKHEQELAEKHAKETLKEAKTQAAEVLAQAEKRASIVVEESKEKAQVEGDRIKASAQSEIDQEVSRAREQLRGQVAEIAVAGASKVLGREIDNKSHDKLMKDLIKQI, translated from the coding sequence ATGAATATTACCGTAACTCTTATCTTTCAAATGATTGCGTTTATCTTATTGATATGGTTTGTCAATAAGTATTTGTGGACCCCGGTGAATGCCATGCTGGAAGATCGTCAGAAGCGTATTGCGGATGGTCTGGCAGCGGCTGAAAAGGGTAAGCATGAGCAAGAGTTGGCAGAGAAGCATGCTAAAGAGACTTTGAAAGAAGCAAAGACTCAAGCAGCTGAAGTGTTAGCTCAAGCTGAAAAGCGTGCATCAATTGTCGTTGAAGAATCTAAAGAAAAAGCACAGGTTGAAGGTGATCGTATAAAAGCGTCAGCTCAGTCTGAGATTGATCAGGAAGTCAGTCGTGCGAGAGAGCAATTACGCGGCCAGGTCGCAGAAATTGCTGTCGCAGGTGCATCAAAGGTTCTTGGTCGTGAGATTGATAACAAATCTCACGATAAATTGATGAAAGATTTGATTAAGCAAATATAA
- a CDS encoding ATP synthase subunit I: MYFSGTLHGVSAVAGGAVSLIATLVSWGSMRWSSSLSLRNPSGSQIILYVSAAFRFVLVLVMFVICLAVLELAPLAVVVGFSLAQLAYIAGVR; the protein is encoded by the coding sequence ATGTATTTTTCGGGCACCTTGCATGGGGTGTCTGCTGTCGCTGGTGGTGCAGTCAGTTTGATTGCGACTCTAGTTTCATGGGGAAGTATGAGGTGGTCTTCTTCTTTATCGCTTCGTAACCCCAGTGGCAGTCAGATTATTTTATATGTGAGCGCTGCATTTCGTTTTGTGCTGGTGCTCGTTATGTTTGTTATCTGCTTGGCGGTGCTTGAATTAGCGCCTCTGGCGGTTGTAGTTGGTTTTTCTCTGGCACAGTTGGCTTATATAGCAGGTGTGCGCTGA